One Turneriella parva DSM 21527 genomic region harbors:
- a CDS encoding serine/threonine protein kinase codes for MQQKRETDYFYQLTPDEIIDAVIKLGLEPSGHISQLNSMENRVFDLRLESGKHIVTKFYRPGRWSREQILEEHAFLFELAEDEIPALAPLKFDGQSLFEEQGIYFAIWPRTGGREPEELSEIDLQILGRLLARVHNVGASAKSESCRPAFNSDRFVREPLEVLREKHFLKDNHALEYAELAERIAHHYDVHHEELPLLRIHGDLHKGNILNGSEGWFLLDFDDSLVGPAVQDVWMLFPGDENLNAHARSVFLAAYREFRHFEERWLALAETLRAMRIIHYSGWIARRYDDPSFTSAFPDFASDSYWQEEIGILRDICASMGDSYPIADTGEALSNKDFFFDYED; via the coding sequence ATGCAACAGAAGCGCGAAACGGATTATTTTTACCAGCTGACCCCTGACGAAATAATCGACGCAGTCATCAAACTCGGGCTTGAACCTTCGGGCCATATCTCACAGCTGAACAGTATGGAGAACCGCGTGTTCGACCTGCGCCTTGAATCGGGCAAGCACATCGTCACGAAATTCTACCGCCCTGGCCGCTGGAGCCGCGAGCAGATTCTCGAGGAGCATGCGTTCTTGTTTGAACTCGCTGAAGACGAGATACCGGCGCTGGCGCCGCTGAAGTTCGATGGGCAAAGCCTCTTCGAAGAGCAGGGAATTTACTTTGCAATCTGGCCGAGAACCGGTGGCCGTGAACCTGAAGAGCTGTCAGAAATAGATCTGCAGATTTTAGGCCGACTGCTCGCGCGGGTACACAATGTCGGCGCGTCGGCGAAATCTGAAAGCTGCAGACCTGCTTTCAATTCTGACCGCTTCGTGCGCGAGCCTCTCGAAGTTTTGCGCGAGAAACATTTTCTGAAAGACAACCATGCGCTCGAATACGCAGAACTCGCCGAGCGTATCGCGCACCACTACGACGTGCACCACGAAGAGCTGCCGCTGCTGCGCATTCACGGCGACCTGCACAAGGGCAATATACTGAACGGCAGCGAAGGCTGGTTTCTGCTCGACTTCGACGACTCACTCGTTGGCCCGGCGGTGCAAGATGTCTGGATGCTTTTTCCCGGCGATGAAAACCTGAATGCGCATGCGCGATCGGTATTTCTCGCGGCTTATCGCGAGTTTCGCCACTTCGAAGAGCGGTGGCTCGCGCTCGCTGAGACCCTGCGCGCGATGCGAATTATTCACTATTCAGGTTGGATAGCCCGCCGCTACGACGACCCTTCGTTCACCTCGGCTTTTCCCGATTTTGCCAGCGACAGCTACTGGCAAGAAGAGATCGGCATTCTGCGCGATATCTGTGCGTCGATGGGTGACAGCTACCCGATTGCCGACACGGGCGAAGCCCTCAGCAATAAAGATTTCTTTTTTGATTACGAAGATTAG
- a CDS encoding SDR family NAD(P)-dependent oxidoreductase, whose product MHPQNPQAVRHPWRTAIITGASSGIGEALARRLAVQGIHVVLAARRIGELRRIAMEIRSTGASATAVKLDVSQTKGLDLKLARLDKRFGGIDLVIANAGVGIGREPSWSWRAVEPALQTNFMGAIATITALLPAMIARGRGHVVAISSLAGFGALPDAAGYVSPKAGLSRFMECLTLDLQGTGVVTSTVHVGFVATPMVVMVRLLSSLPFVFKAIAARRYYKKPGVTGSD is encoded by the coding sequence ATGCACCCGCAAAATCCACAGGCTGTTCGCCATCCTTGGCGCACGGCCATAATCACCGGCGCGTCGAGTGGCATCGGTGAAGCCCTCGCGCGCCGCCTTGCAGTGCAAGGCATTCACGTGGTACTGGCGGCAAGGCGCATTGGGGAGCTTAGGCGTATAGCTATGGAAATCCGCAGCACCGGGGCTAGTGCAACCGCCGTGAAACTCGATGTCAGTCAGACAAAAGGCCTGGATCTGAAGCTCGCCCGGCTGGACAAAAGATTTGGCGGCATCGATCTAGTGATTGCGAATGCCGGGGTGGGCATTGGCAGAGAGCCCTCCTGGTCATGGCGGGCCGTTGAACCAGCGTTGCAGACGAATTTTATGGGAGCGATTGCTACCATCACGGCGCTTCTCCCGGCGATGATCGCGCGGGGCAGGGGGCATGTTGTCGCGATCAGTTCTCTCGCGGGTTTTGGCGCGCTGCCCGATGCCGCTGGCTATGTTTCTCCCAAGGCCGGCCTGTCGCGCTTTATGGAGTGCCTGACACTCGATTTGCAGGGTACTGGAGTTGTGACGTCCACTGTGCATGTAGGCTTCGTTGCGACGCCGATGGTCGTGATGGTGCGTCTGCTTTCGTCGTTGCCCTTCGTGTTCAAGGCAATTGCGGCGCGGCGCTACTATAAGAAACCCGGGGTGACTGGCTCAGATTAG
- the rbfA gene encoding 30S ribosome-binding factor RbfA translates to MNDIKRLRLQNQIFRLVATYYQKMSRGQDDQGLALDTRSIDAATTGHDGQSLTLDTPAVRQGEAESPLRSTVEPMSVEAADRKETSTPTNPFQHADTTSFTRQVKDYCTFTRCELSPDGSFAKIFVSIWGDEKDQQQTMKAIKRLVPGMRSSIAKNIRMRVIPQLAFVQDHSFEKGDQVARLI, encoded by the coding sequence ATGAACGACATTAAGCGCCTACGCCTGCAAAACCAGATTTTTCGCCTGGTCGCAACTTACTATCAGAAAATGAGCCGTGGTCAGGATGACCAAGGGTTGGCGCTCGACACGAGGTCGATCGACGCGGCAACCACAGGCCACGATGGCCAGAGTCTGACGCTGGACACGCCTGCGGTGCGACAAGGCGAAGCCGAGTCACCGCTACGGAGCACAGTCGAACCGATGTCTGTCGAGGCGGCAGACCGAAAAGAGACCAGCACCCCAACCAATCCGTTTCAACACGCCGACACAACTTCGTTCACACGGCAGGTCAAAGACTACTGCACCTTCACGCGCTGCGAGCTATCACCCGACGGGTCGTTTGCGAAAATCTTCGTGAGCATCTGGGGCGATGAAAAAGACCAGCAGCAGACGATGAAAGCGATTAAGCGACTGGTGCCGGGCATGCGTTCAAGCATTGCCAAGAACATACGCATGCGCGTGATACCACAGCTGGCTTTTGTGCAAGACCATTCGTTCGAAAAGGGCGATCAGGTTGCGCGCCTAATCTGA
- the infB gene encoding translation initiation factor IF-2 — MAEKIKLTPKKIVLKGNSSKDSIAGKISAQKVQQDQKREEERKVQPEQPQVAAQKPAATSAPATAAPKRPAERVPPKPRTVFVQDERQPKTEAEEREVKKGPNVKPGADKKKSNLREDILKKEEHKKFFIGQKSRERGRPEATQATSSVPSRIKITEFVQVGELAKKLNVRAPEIIAKLMQMGVMATITQSIDAETATLLSAEYGCTVEVISLYEETLIQEESDEAADLVQRPPVVTIMGHVDHGKTKLLDALRETDVVATEAGGITQHIGAYQVTRPKGKITFLDTPGHAAFSAMRARGAQVTDIVVLVVAADDGVMPQTEEAISHAKDAKVPIIVAVNKIDKPSANIDRIKQDLAKFEILSEDWGGTTPFVPISALQKLNLDKLEDAILAQAEVMEVTANPKKRATGTVVEAKLDQGRGPVATILVRNGTLKIGDAFVVGLEGGKIRAMYNDRGQSVKEAGPATPVEILGLSGVPNSGDILNVMATEREAREIADKRQELARHQQAQQVKKVKLENFNETIEEGKVKEYKVIIKGDVRGSVEALTSSLEKLSSDEVRVRVIMGSTGEISESDVMLASAAKATIITFNARANAKVRDVASKEGVEIKNYSIIYQAIDDMKLAIAGLLSPDISERVTGEAEVRQVFKISGMGTVAGCSVRSGFLKRANAIRVIRDGSVVLTGSLKSLKRFQDDVSEVKEGFECGILIDNFNDLKVGDIIEGFEKVETQRTFEEIGNK; from the coding sequence ATGGCAGAAAAAATTAAACTAACGCCCAAGAAGATTGTTCTCAAAGGCAATTCTTCAAAAGACTCAATCGCGGGCAAAATCAGCGCGCAAAAGGTACAACAAGACCAGAAGCGCGAAGAAGAACGCAAGGTTCAGCCCGAGCAGCCGCAGGTTGCCGCGCAAAAGCCTGCAGCGACCTCAGCCCCGGCCACCGCCGCACCGAAACGCCCGGCCGAGCGCGTGCCACCAAAACCCCGAACCGTGTTCGTACAAGACGAGCGGCAGCCCAAGACCGAGGCAGAAGAACGCGAAGTCAAGAAAGGCCCGAATGTTAAACCCGGCGCAGACAAGAAGAAATCGAACCTGCGCGAAGACATTCTGAAAAAAGAAGAGCATAAAAAATTCTTTATTGGCCAGAAATCGCGCGAACGTGGTCGCCCCGAAGCCACGCAGGCGACTTCGTCTGTACCATCGCGCATCAAAATTACCGAATTTGTTCAGGTTGGCGAGCTGGCGAAAAAGCTCAACGTGCGCGCGCCTGAAATTATCGCAAAACTGATGCAAATGGGCGTTATGGCGACCATCACGCAGTCGATCGATGCCGAGACGGCGACCCTGCTTTCTGCCGAATATGGCTGCACGGTCGAAGTAATTTCACTCTACGAAGAAACACTGATACAAGAAGAAAGCGATGAGGCTGCAGATCTCGTGCAGCGCCCACCGGTGGTCACGATCATGGGCCACGTTGACCACGGTAAGACCAAACTTCTCGACGCGCTGCGAGAAACCGATGTCGTCGCGACTGAAGCCGGCGGTATCACGCAGCACATCGGTGCGTACCAGGTCACGCGTCCGAAAGGGAAAATCACCTTTTTGGATACACCGGGTCACGCAGCCTTCTCAGCGATGCGCGCACGCGGTGCACAGGTTACCGACATTGTCGTACTGGTTGTCGCAGCCGACGACGGCGTCATGCCACAGACCGAAGAAGCAATTTCACACGCGAAAGACGCCAAAGTGCCGATTATCGTCGCTGTAAACAAGATCGATAAACCTTCAGCAAACATTGATCGCATAAAGCAAGACCTGGCGAAATTTGAAATTCTCTCTGAAGACTGGGGTGGCACAACTCCCTTCGTGCCTATTTCAGCATTGCAGAAGTTGAACCTCGACAAACTCGAAGATGCGATTCTCGCGCAGGCCGAAGTCATGGAAGTCACGGCCAACCCGAAGAAACGGGCAACCGGCACGGTCGTCGAAGCCAAACTCGATCAGGGTCGCGGCCCCGTGGCGACGATACTCGTGCGTAACGGCACGCTCAAAATCGGCGACGCATTTGTGGTAGGCCTTGAAGGCGGCAAAATTCGGGCGATGTATAATGACCGCGGCCAGTCTGTCAAAGAAGCAGGCCCTGCAACGCCTGTTGAAATTCTGGGTCTTTCAGGTGTGCCGAATTCGGGTGACATTCTGAACGTGATGGCAACCGAACGCGAAGCGCGTGAGATTGCCGACAAGCGCCAAGAACTCGCACGCCACCAGCAGGCGCAGCAGGTTAAGAAAGTTAAACTTGAAAACTTCAACGAGACGATCGAAGAAGGCAAAGTCAAAGAATACAAGGTCATCATTAAAGGCGACGTTCGTGGCTCTGTCGAAGCACTTACCTCTTCACTCGAAAAACTCTCGAGCGACGAAGTACGCGTGCGCGTGATCATGGGTTCAACCGGCGAAATCAGCGAGAGCGATGTGATGCTCGCTTCGGCAGCGAAAGCGACAATCATCACTTTCAATGCCCGAGCGAACGCGAAGGTTCGCGATGTTGCTTCGAAAGAAGGCGTCGAGATCAAGAACTACAGCATCATCTACCAGGCGATCGACGACATGAAACTCGCCATCGCCGGCCTGCTTTCGCCCGATATTTCAGAGCGTGTCACCGGTGAAGCCGAGGTTCGCCAGGTATTCAAGATTTCTGGCATGGGCACCGTGGCGGGCTGTTCGGTCAGATCAGGATTTCTAAAGCGCGCAAATGCAATTCGTGTGATACGCGACGGCTCGGTCGTGCTGACAGGGTCGCTGAAATCGCTCAAACGCTTTCAAGATGACGTCAGCGAAGTCAAAGAAGGCTTCGAATGCGGTATACTGATCGATAATTTCAACGATCTGAAAGTCGGCGACATCATCGAAGGTTTTGAGAAAGTCGAAACGCAGAGAACGTTTGAAGAAATCGGCAACAAGTAA
- the nusA gene encoding transcription termination factor NusA, producing MARAKKVVAEKRRSFFEDIQQVTADKGFDRQEILEVVEAGLIAAYKRKYRTTENVSIVMDKEKDDVYVVARRVVVDNVVLPGMQIHIDDARKVKPDVQIGEELDIVEYPLEFGRIAAQTAMQIVSQRLRQLEQNKVREAYEDKIGEIMNGYILRKRGDTVYVDLGKVEAIMPVKHQIPKERYRVEDKIKVLLHSIEQDKGGGPLRVIVSRADRMFVQKLFEKEVPEIFEKIVIIKTIGRIPGERSKVVVTSERSNVDPVGACVGVRGVRIQAIVRELGTERIDIVEYANDPREFITNALTPAQPSLVKVDPTSHEALAVVPDKDLAIAIGREGTNVKIASYVTGYKIDVKSESQFSAEMASPEARKRLDEIFEVAAPVEEVEEETGTPLTALPGLAPRIIRILQDNNIRYIEDLVSMGEEDLIQIEGMGRATAKRIMEIISENVEFEEGEEEVETTEGQELDAEPKA from the coding sequence ATGGCAAGAGCAAAAAAAGTCGTCGCGGAAAAAAGACGTTCATTCTTTGAAGATATTCAGCAGGTTACCGCCGACAAGGGCTTTGACAGACAAGAAATACTCGAAGTTGTTGAGGCGGGCCTCATCGCAGCGTATAAACGTAAATACCGCACGACTGAAAACGTCAGCATCGTCATGGACAAAGAAAAAGACGACGTGTACGTCGTCGCGCGCCGTGTCGTTGTCGATAACGTTGTTTTGCCTGGTATGCAGATTCATATCGACGATGCGCGCAAGGTGAAGCCCGACGTACAGATCGGCGAAGAACTCGACATCGTCGAATATCCGCTTGAATTCGGTCGCATAGCTGCGCAGACGGCGATGCAGATCGTTTCGCAGCGCCTGCGCCAGCTCGAACAGAACAAGGTTCGCGAAGCGTATGAAGACAAGATCGGCGAAATCATGAACGGTTATATTTTGCGCAAACGCGGCGATACGGTTTATGTCGACCTGGGCAAAGTTGAAGCGATTATGCCGGTAAAGCACCAGATTCCCAAAGAGCGTTACCGGGTTGAAGACAAGATCAAAGTTCTGCTGCATTCTATAGAACAAGACAAAGGTGGCGGCCCGCTGCGCGTCATCGTTTCGCGCGCCGACCGCATGTTCGTGCAGAAATTATTTGAGAAAGAAGTCCCCGAAATTTTTGAGAAAATCGTCATCATCAAGACGATTGGCCGAATTCCCGGCGAACGTTCAAAAGTCGTCGTGACTTCAGAACGTTCAAACGTCGACCCTGTCGGCGCCTGCGTCGGTGTGCGCGGCGTGCGCATTCAGGCAATTGTGCGCGAGCTCGGCACCGAGCGCATTGACATCGTCGAATATGCCAATGACCCGCGTGAATTTATCACCAACGCGCTCACCCCGGCTCAGCCCAGCCTAGTGAAGGTCGACCCGACATCGCACGAAGCGCTCGCTGTGGTACCCGACAAAGATCTCGCAATCGCGATTGGCCGCGAAGGCACGAACGTGAAGATCGCATCGTACGTGACTGGCTACAAGATCGATGTCAAATCTGAATCGCAGTTCTCTGCAGAAATGGCTTCGCCCGAAGCGCGCAAGCGTCTCGATGAAATCTTCGAAGTCGCCGCACCGGTTGAAGAAGTCGAAGAAGAAACCGGCACTCCGCTCACAGCGCTGCCGGGTCTCGCACCGCGAATTATCCGCATACTTCAGGATAACAACATTCGCTACATCGAAGACCTGGTTTCGATGGGCGAAGAAGACCTGATACAGATCGAAGGTATGGGACGCGCAACAGCAAAGCGCATCATGGAAATTATTTCTGAGAACGTCGAGTTCGAAGAAGGTGAAGAAGAGGTAGAAACCACAGAAGGGCAAGAACTTGACGCTGAGCCAAAGGCTTGA
- a CDS encoding ribosome assembly cofactor RimP gives MKSGECRFFFDMNIAEITEQKVTECAKAALPPELALHKIAFFHTKGNTRIVIDLDKESDPHGSVNIRDCETYARALRDALDEMEKASGINLNYSLEVASAGAERELKSLAEVKRFSALPVNVTFVAETGKTLSEILKTEQIEGEYVTFNVADCKANRKKYTPKKLKSLPTHRVAWHDIKKIRLHLDV, from the coding sequence AATATCGCTGAAATTACAGAACAAAAGGTCACAGAATGCGCGAAGGCTGCGTTGCCGCCAGAACTCGCACTGCACAAGATCGCTTTTTTTCATACAAAAGGCAATACGCGCATTGTAATCGACCTCGATAAAGAATCTGACCCGCATGGTTCAGTTAATATCCGCGATTGCGAGACGTATGCCCGCGCGCTGCGCGACGCGCTCGACGAAATGGAGAAAGCGAGCGGCATTAATCTGAACTATTCGCTCGAGGTCGCTTCAGCCGGCGCAGAACGCGAGCTGAAGTCACTCGCCGAAGTGAAACGCTTCAGCGCCTTGCCGGTCAACGTCACCTTCGTTGCCGAAACGGGCAAAACGCTCTCAGAAATTCTCAAGACCGAACAGATCGAAGGCGAATACGTGACCTTCAACGTCGCCGACTGCAAGGCAAACCGCAAGAAATACACACCCAAAAAACTCAAGAGCCTGCCGACCCACCGGGTAGCATGGCACGATATCAAAAAAATCAGACTGCACCTCGACGTGTAG